ACGTCATACATTAAAAGAAATGATCGCTGAACTAGAAGCACCTCGTACAATTTGGGTAATGGTACCTGCAGGAGAAGTTGTTGAGTCAGTACTAAAAGAGGTATATCCATTATTAGAGGAAGGCGATATCGTTATTGAAGGTGGAAATTCATTCTATAAAGATACGTTGCGTCGTGCTGAAGAAGCGAAAAGCTTTGGCTTACATTACGTAGATATCGGTACATCAGGCGGTGTGGAAGGAGCTAGATACGGTGCGTGCTTAATGGTTGGTGGAGAAAAAGAAATTTATGATCAACTAGAACCTTTATTTAAAGACTTAGCAGTAGAAAATGGTTATTCATATGCGGGCCGCGTTGGTAGTGGGCATTTCTTAAAAATGGTTCATAACGGTATTGAATATGGAATGATGCAAGCAATCGCTGAAGGATTTGAAGTACTAGATAAAAGTGATTTTGATTTCAATTATGAAGATGTTGCAAAAGTATGGGCGAACGGATCGGTTATCCGTGGTTGGTTAATGGACTTAACTGAAAAAGCATTTGCAGATGATCCAAAACTTGATGGCATTAAAGGTGTAATGAACTCTTCAGGAGAAGGGAAATGGACTGTTGAAACTGCGCTTGAATTACAAGCAGCGGCACCAGTTATCGCAATGTCATTATTTATGCGCTACCGTTCACAAGAAGATGATACATTCCACGGAAAAGTGGTTTCTGCACTTCGTAATCAATTCGGTGGACATGAGGTTGTGAAAAAATAGGAAATATTAGTTTTGTGAAACTCATACGAAAGTATGAGTTCTTTTTTATTTCTCATACTATTTAATGAAAGTTTTTCCCTCTTTTTACTGTGTTTTGTATAGAAATTTCTGATAATATATAAATATAACTTGAAAACAAAGGGGAGAAATAATTATGAAACTAGTCGTTATTAACGGTACACCAAGAAAATTCGGTAGAACTCGCGTTGTGGCAAAATACATTGCAGAGCAATTTGAAGGGGAGTTATACGATTTAGCAGTAGCGGAATTACCTTTATATAATGGAGAAGAATCACAACGTGAATTGGAGGCAGTAAAAAAATTAAAAGCTTTAGTGAAAGCTGCGGATGGAGTAGTACTATGTACACCAGAATATCATAATGCGATGAGTGGAGCACTGAAAAATTCATTAGACTACTTAAGTAGCAGTGAATTCATCCATAAACCTGTCGCATTGTTAGCAGTTGCTGGAGGAGGTAAAGGGGGAATAAACGCATTAAATAGTATGCGGACTGTCGCTAGAG
This genomic interval from Bacillus cereus contains the following:
- the gnd gene encoding phosphogluconate dehydrogenase (NAD(+)-dependent, decarboxylating) gives rise to the protein MKLGLIGLGKMGFPLAEHLHEDKHEVVVYDVNNELVEKAGKLGITARHTLKEMIAELEAPRTIWVMVPAGEVVESVLKEVYPLLEEGDIVIEGGNSFYKDTLRRAEEAKSFGLHYVDIGTSGGVEGARYGACLMVGGEKEIYDQLEPLFKDLAVENGYSYAGRVGSGHFLKMVHNGIEYGMMQAIAEGFEVLDKSDFDFNYEDVAKVWANGSVIRGWLMDLTEKAFADDPKLDGIKGVMNSSGEGKWTVETALELQAAAPVIAMSLFMRYRSQEDDTFHGKVVSALRNQFGGHEVVKK
- a CDS encoding NADPH-dependent FMN reductase — translated: MKLVVINGTPRKFGRTRVVAKYIAEQFEGELYDLAVAELPLYNGEESQRELEAVKKLKALVKAADGVVLCTPEYHNAMSGALKNSLDYLSSSEFIHKPVALLAVAGGGKGGINALNSMRTVARGVYANAIPKQVVLDGLHVQDGELGEDAKPLIHDLVKELKAYMSVYKEVKKQLGVE